One genomic segment of Chitinophaga sancti includes these proteins:
- a CDS encoding PASTA domain-containing protein produces the protein MFNQITKRSFGFNLAVVVGLFLVLGLIFFLLLGVITKHGDTQTVPDVYRKSVKDATKQLEDAGFNVDVRDSIFIDSLPALAVWEQTPAKGAIVKVGRTIYLTINKVVPPMVDMPDLVGLTFRSAEMTLHSRRLNVGDTIYKPDFATNTVLQQLLNGKLVKAGRQVPEGSSITLVLSSGTGSIENPVPDLIGMTFQEAKVTLSGRNLNLGTVMVDPSVTDTANAFVIKQDPMPRNSLQELSMVRAGEVVDVWLSPTAPVKGATDSTKEPE, from the coding sequence GTGTTCAATCAAATTACAAAACGCTCCTTTGGGTTCAACCTGGCCGTTGTGGTAGGGTTGTTCCTGGTACTGGGGCTGATTTTCTTCCTGCTGCTGGGGGTAATTACCAAGCATGGAGATACCCAAACCGTGCCTGACGTATACCGTAAGAGTGTGAAAGACGCTACCAAACAGCTGGAAGATGCTGGGTTTAACGTAGATGTAAGAGACTCCATTTTTATCGATAGTTTGCCTGCCCTGGCCGTATGGGAACAAACCCCTGCTAAAGGTGCGATAGTAAAAGTTGGAAGAACTATTTATCTGACTATCAATAAGGTAGTGCCGCCAATGGTAGATATGCCTGACCTGGTAGGACTCACTTTCCGTAGTGCAGAAATGACCCTGCATAGCCGCAGACTGAATGTAGGAGATACAATTTATAAACCGGACTTTGCTACCAATACCGTACTGCAGCAGTTGCTGAATGGTAAACTCGTAAAAGCCGGTAGACAGGTGCCCGAAGGTAGCAGCATCACGCTGGTACTGAGTAGCGGTACAGGTAGTATCGAAAATCCGGTACCGGATCTGATCGGGATGACCTTCCAGGAAGCCAAGGTGACCCTGAGTGGCAGAAACCTGAACCTGGGTACAGTGATGGTAGATCCTTCTGTAACAGATACTGCCAATGCATTTGTGATCAAACAGGATCCAATGCCAAGAAATTCACTGCAGGAGCTGAGCATGGTAAGAGCAGGAGAAGTAGTGGATGTCTGGTTGTCGCCTACCGCACCGGTAAAAGGTGCAACCGACTCTACAAAAGAACCGGAATAA
- a CDS encoding 4Fe-4S dicluster domain-containing protein, whose protein sequence is MAIKITDECINCGACEPECPNNAIYEGGVEWAMADGTTIKGSYVLMDGSSIDADQRNAPIAVDSYYIVPNKCTECQGFHEEPQCAAVCPVDCCVPDEMYQESEEELLAKKEKLHI, encoded by the coding sequence ATGGCAATCAAAATAACAGATGAATGTATTAATTGTGGAGCTTGTGAACCTGAGTGCCCAAATAACGCGATCTATGAAGGTGGTGTTGAATGGGCAATGGCCGATGGCACTACGATTAAGGGTTCTTATGTGCTGATGGATGGATCTTCTATCGATGCCGACCAGCGTAACGCTCCAATAGCTGTTGACAGTTATTATATTGTTCCAAATAAATGTACTGAGTGTCAAGGCTTTCACGAAGAACCACAATGTGCGGCAGTATGTCCGGTAGACTGTTGTGTACCAGACGAAATGTACCAGGAGTCTGAAGAAGAGCTGCTGGCGAAGAAAGAGAAATTACATATTTAA
- a CDS encoding trypsin-like peptidase domain-containing protein: MKFRQIAATVLISAATAFASVFVYSKFQPRQAGPYQNGSDNIPVNYTSYMPGTEHRNITPPTDFSAAAKLAVPGVVHIKTKINPRQVTNNLQRKRSVLEDLFGDDFFGDEFQGGGGGRKYYIPGQMASGSGVLISDDGYIVTNNHVVDDADEITVTLNDYKTYKAKVIGTDPNTDLAVIKVDAKNLPYMLYGNSDEVEIGQWVLAIGYPLNLETTVTAGIVSAKARSIGINKQAKRNAIESFIQTDAAVNQGNSGGALINTAGELIGINSAIASPTGAYAGYSYAIPVNLVKKVVNDIMKYGNVQRAYLGIRYQDPNSIPEEKWGDYGIRRDVNGVVVTDVVTSGAAADAGIQKGDVITGINGVNTPSIPQMTEQIARFKPGDKISISYLRGDKSRTTNAVLKNIDGNTSIVKATVIDALGADLVTLEKGDAAKIGIRGGVYVDNISSGILKKQTNMKPSFIIMKAGDQVVSSVEQLRGILEKQKKVQLEGVYPELNGVYYYNIDLTNSTDF; this comes from the coding sequence ATGAAATTCCGGCAAATTGCGGCAACTGTTCTTATCAGCGCGGCCACTGCCTTTGCCAGCGTGTTTGTTTACAGCAAATTTCAGCCCCGGCAGGCAGGTCCCTATCAAAATGGATCAGACAACATTCCAGTAAACTATACCAGCTACATGCCTGGTACAGAACACAGAAACATTACTCCTCCCACCGACTTTTCAGCAGCAGCAAAACTGGCTGTTCCAGGTGTGGTTCACATTAAGACAAAGATCAATCCCCGTCAGGTTACAAACAACCTGCAAAGAAAAAGAAGCGTACTTGAGGACCTTTTCGGCGATGACTTTTTCGGGGACGAATTCCAGGGTGGCGGCGGCGGACGTAAATATTATATCCCCGGCCAGATGGCTTCCGGCTCAGGTGTACTCATCTCCGACGATGGTTATATCGTGACGAACAATCACGTAGTGGACGATGCGGATGAGATCACCGTTACGCTCAATGATTACAAAACTTACAAAGCAAAAGTGATCGGTACCGATCCAAACACCGACCTCGCAGTAATCAAAGTAGATGCGAAGAACCTGCCTTACATGCTGTATGGCAACTCTGACGAGGTTGAAATTGGTCAGTGGGTACTTGCTATCGGTTATCCATTAAACCTGGAAACTACCGTAACTGCGGGTATCGTGAGTGCAAAAGCTCGTTCTATCGGTATCAACAAACAGGCGAAAAGAAACGCTATCGAATCTTTTATTCAGACAGATGCTGCTGTGAACCAGGGTAACAGTGGTGGTGCATTGATCAATACCGCAGGTGAACTGATTGGTATTAACTCTGCGATCGCCTCTCCTACCGGTGCCTATGCAGGTTACTCTTATGCGATTCCCGTGAACCTGGTGAAGAAAGTGGTAAATGATATCATGAAGTATGGTAATGTACAACGTGCTTACCTGGGTATCAGGTACCAGGATCCGAATTCTATTCCTGAAGAGAAATGGGGTGACTATGGTATAAGAAGAGATGTGAATGGTGTGGTCGTGACAGATGTGGTAACAAGTGGTGCGGCGGCAGATGCAGGTATTCAGAAGGGTGATGTGATCACTGGTATCAATGGCGTCAATACACCTTCTATACCACAGATGACGGAGCAGATCGCAAGATTTAAGCCAGGTGATAAGATCAGTATCAGCTACCTTCGTGGTGATAAATCACGCACTACGAATGCAGTACTGAAGAACATTGATGGTAATACCAGTATTGTGAAAGCAACCGTGATCGATGCGCTGGGCGCGGATCTGGTGACACTGGAAAAAGGTGATGCGGCGAAGATCGGTATTCGTGGTGGTGTATATGTAGATAACATCAGCAGCGGTATACTGAAGAAACAAACGAATATGAAACCTTCTTTTATTATTATGAAAGCAGGAGACCAGGTGGTGAGTTCAGTGGAACAGCTGAGAGGAATATTGGAGAAACAAAAGAAGGTGCAGCTGGAAGGTGTATATCCTGAGTTGAATGGTGTGTACTATTACAATATTGATTTGACGAATAGTACTGATTTCTAA
- a CDS encoding acyl-CoA reductase — protein sequence MSSTEKVAALVRLGQYLTSNDPALLAVKERAYQANGWFTPEFIDLAISQIAENFLEAARLNSWINAYPELTKNKPARTVGIVTAGNIPLVGFHDWLCGFVSGHNVRLKLSSKDVILMQHVLDKMKEWHPEWAEQTTVQDMLKNCDAYIATGSNNSSRYFEYYFAQYPHIIRRNRTSVAILTGEETPAELEGLADDISIYFGLGCRNVTKVFVPDEYDFTRLLEAQKKYSYLADHNKYKNNYDYNLALILLNNSPYMSNESMLLQEAPHLFSPISVLNYGYYTDKATLAAELQANTELQCLVGRGFTPFGTAQQPSLTDYADGVDTLEFLSKL from the coding sequence ATGAGCAGTACAGAAAAAGTAGCCGCCCTGGTACGTTTAGGTCAATACCTGACAAGCAATGATCCAGCGCTCCTGGCAGTAAAGGAAAGAGCTTACCAGGCTAACGGCTGGTTCACCCCGGAATTCATAGACCTGGCCATCAGCCAGATTGCTGAGAATTTCCTGGAAGCCGCCCGCCTCAACAGCTGGATCAATGCCTACCCGGAATTGACTAAGAACAAACCTGCCCGTACAGTGGGCATCGTTACCGCTGGTAACATCCCTCTTGTTGGCTTTCATGACTGGCTCTGCGGTTTCGTGAGCGGCCACAATGTACGCCTCAAACTGTCATCAAAAGATGTAATACTTATGCAGCATGTGCTGGATAAGATGAAGGAGTGGCACCCTGAATGGGCGGAGCAGACTACAGTGCAGGATATGTTGAAGAACTGTGACGCTTATATTGCAACAGGCAGCAACAATTCATCCAGGTATTTCGAGTATTACTTTGCCCAGTATCCGCACATTATTCGCCGGAACCGGACTTCCGTAGCTATCCTGACAGGTGAAGAAACGCCTGCGGAACTCGAAGGCCTGGCGGACGATATCAGTATTTACTTTGGACTGGGTTGCCGCAATGTAACCAAGGTGTTTGTACCGGATGAGTATGATTTCACCCGGTTGCTGGAGGCACAGAAGAAGTATAGTTATCTTGCCGATCATAATAAGTATAAGAATAATTACGACTATAACCTGGCTTTGATCCTGCTGAATAACAGTCCTTATATGTCGAATGAGAGCATGTTATTGCAGGAGGCGCCGCACCTGTTCTCGCCAATAAGTGTGCTGAACTATGGGTATTATACCGATAAGGCCACGCTGGCGGCGGAGTTGCAGGCGAATACGGAGTTGCAATGCCTGGTAGGAAGAGGGTTTACACCTTTTGGAACGGCACAGCAACCATCGCTTACTGATTATGCAGATGGAGTGGATACGCTGGAATTTTTGAGTAAGCTATAA
- a CDS encoding D-alanine--D-alanine ligase: MKKNIALVAGGYSGEYVISVQSAVTIEKNLDSSKYNVYKIVITKEGWNYTGDDGQTIAVDKNDFSLTIKGEKVTFDAVFIGIHGTPGEDGRLQGYFEMLGIPFTSCGMVTSALTFNKSYCNKVVAALNVVNVSKSVHIFSNQPYDTKQILAQLKLPVFVKPAEGGSSIGMSKVNTAGELQPAIDKAFKEDVQILIEEFIKGREITCGLYKVNGEINVLPLTEIVSSKEFFDYEAKYTPGMTKEITPAPAPDDVCEQIRNTAKELYNKLNCRGIVRADFIYEEANNRLFFLEVNTMPGQSDNSLVPQQVRAAGKTLQEFYGTLIEECLRK, encoded by the coding sequence ATGAAAAAGAATATCGCCCTTGTTGCCGGCGGATACTCAGGAGAATACGTTATCTCCGTACAAAGTGCCGTAACAATTGAGAAAAACCTGGATAGCAGCAAATACAATGTGTATAAAATTGTTATTACAAAAGAGGGCTGGAATTATACGGGGGACGACGGGCAGACGATAGCCGTGGATAAGAACGATTTTTCATTGACTATCAAAGGAGAAAAGGTAACTTTTGATGCCGTTTTCATCGGTATTCACGGTACACCTGGCGAAGATGGCCGCCTGCAGGGATATTTCGAGATGCTGGGTATTCCGTTTACCAGCTGTGGCATGGTCACCTCCGCCCTGACTTTCAATAAGAGCTATTGCAATAAAGTAGTGGCTGCCCTGAATGTGGTAAATGTATCCAAATCTGTGCATATCTTCAGTAACCAGCCATACGATACCAAACAGATATTAGCGCAGCTGAAACTGCCTGTATTTGTAAAGCCTGCAGAAGGGGGTAGCAGCATTGGTATGTCTAAAGTAAATACAGCCGGAGAACTGCAACCAGCTATCGACAAGGCATTCAAAGAAGATGTACAGATCCTGATCGAAGAGTTTATAAAAGGCAGGGAAATAACCTGTGGCTTATATAAAGTGAATGGCGAAATCAACGTTTTGCCACTGACAGAAATCGTGAGCAGCAAAGAATTCTTTGACTATGAGGCGAAATATACGCCGGGTATGACCAAAGAAATCACCCCTGCACCAGCTCCGGACGACGTGTGTGAGCAGATCAGGAATACCGCCAAAGAACTGTATAACAAATTGAATTGTAGGGGTATTGTGCGTGCAGACTTCATCTATGAAGAGGCAAACAATCGCCTGTTCTTCCTGGAAGTGAACACCATGCCTGGCCAGAGCGATAACAGCCTCGTGCCTCAGCAGGTAAGAGCTGCCGGTAAAACCCTGCAGGAGTTTTACGGCACATTAATTGAAGAGTGCCTGAGGAAATAA
- a CDS encoding LytR/AlgR family response regulator transcription factor — protein MSNIKAAIVDDEVRNIHILRNILENYCKDVTVVGEAQNIHDAAEMLKNTQIDVLFLDIEMPPHNGFQLLEMFPVLNFEVIFITAFQEYALQAIKFAALDYLLKPIKVSEVEDALEKVKKSKKGRLNELASILKDYVKNNDNAFSKIVIPVNDGYNVIDLKDIIYCEAFDSYTKIQLINNVSHLISKSLKEYEEMLSDKGFYRVHKSFLINIHHIVKIIKGLGTAVVMSDQKNIPISSRKKDEFFAQLKGVINL, from the coding sequence ATGAGTAATATAAAAGCTGCGATCGTAGACGATGAAGTCCGCAACATCCACATTTTGCGAAATATTCTTGAAAATTACTGTAAGGATGTTACGGTAGTAGGGGAGGCGCAGAACATTCATGACGCGGCGGAGATGCTAAAAAATACCCAGATCGATGTACTGTTTCTGGATATTGAAATGCCGCCACATAATGGATTCCAGTTATTGGAAATGTTCCCTGTGCTGAACTTCGAAGTTATCTTCATCACTGCGTTTCAGGAATATGCTTTGCAGGCAATTAAGTTTGCCGCATTAGATTATCTGCTCAAGCCTATTAAGGTGAGTGAGGTAGAAGATGCATTGGAAAAAGTAAAGAAGAGTAAAAAAGGGAGGTTAAATGAGCTGGCGTCGATACTGAAGGATTATGTAAAGAACAATGACAACGCGTTTTCCAAGATAGTGATTCCTGTGAATGATGGGTATAATGTGATAGATCTGAAGGATATCATTTATTGCGAAGCGTTTGATAGTTATACAAAAATCCAGTTGATCAATAATGTATCGCATTTGATATCCAAGTCACTGAAGGAATATGAGGAAATGTTGAGTGATAAAGGATTCTATAGGGTACATAAGTCTTTCCTGATTAATATTCATCATATCGTGAAGATTATAAAAGGCCTGGGAACAGCAGTGGTGATGAGTGATCAGAAGAATATACCGATCAGCTCCCGTAAGAAAGATGAGTTTTTTGCGCAGTTGAAAGGAGTAATTAATCTGTAA
- a CDS encoding rhodanese-like domain-containing protein, with amino-acid sequence MENITAEELKQRIDNGESLHIVDVREPHEHEEFNIGGILLPLGEIRAMQVDELEDLKDEEVIVYCRSGGRSGQAAMILETMGFQNVKNLTGGMLNWQEKFGK; translated from the coding sequence ATGGAAAATATAACTGCTGAAGAACTGAAACAACGTATTGACAATGGCGAATCCCTGCACATCGTCGATGTAAGGGAACCTCATGAGCATGAAGAATTTAATATCGGAGGTATCCTGTTGCCGCTGGGCGAAATCAGAGCCATGCAGGTAGATGAGCTGGAAGATCTGAAGGATGAAGAAGTGATCGTGTATTGCAGAAGCGGAGGCAGAAGCGGCCAGGCAGCAATGATCCTGGAAACAATGGGATTTCAGAATGTAAAGAACCTGACCGGTGGTATGTTGAACTGGCAGGAG